The Heterodontus francisci isolate sHetFra1 chromosome 4, sHetFra1.hap1, whole genome shotgun sequence DNA window GAAGTCACAAAAAATCCCATGGTAAATCCCGATCACACAGCAAGTCTAGAGTTCCTAAGGGGGAGCAATCTGAAGATACCCATTTGGATGTACCAGAATCCAGAGAGTATGAGTTTTATGATCCAATCACCAGATCTCCATGTGATAAGAGTACCACTGTAGAAATAAATGGTGATAATGGCTTTCTTACACATGATAAAATAAACATGGTTGAATCTCATTTTCCTGTGACCCCAGAGTGGGATGTATCAGGTGATCTTTACAAGAGAAGGATGGAGAGTCGATTTCATGAACATTCTAGGGAAAGTTTACAATCCAAGGTTCATCGGAGTCACAGCCATACTCAAGATAGAAAATCAAGAAATGATAGGACCAGCAAAGCTAAGGAGAGGTCTAGATCAATGGATAATTCTAATAGACCTCTTGGCACTACTTTGTCAGGCACAGCAGAGGAGGTGCAAGGATGCAGCATGGATGAAAGCCACTCAAATAATGACAAATTACGTTCTTCCAAATTACTCAGTTATCACAGATCGGGCCTGTCATCACATTTGAATCACATTACTGAGCCAAGCATTCCTGAATGTGTTGATATTGATAATTCGGCAGGTGTTAGTGAAGCTTGCAATCCACTGGAACACACTGCAGCTGGAGATGGTTTACCCATATACAATGATCCTAATTGTGCTACCGATACAAAAGCTGATGATTACTTTCAGTGTAATACATCCAAGGAGActattcagactgtgtcttctccaTCAGCTAAATGTAACGATGACCATCTGTTCAAAGATTATGATACTTTGACTTTGTCAGATGGAGCTAAGAAGCTATCCCCATTGGATAGATTCTTGAAACACCCAGCTATTGAAGAAAATGTGAATGGACAGCTTGAGCAATTGTCACTGCAGCAGAAGCATTATCCTGAAAAGATGGATATGAACAACATTAATTTGCCTGTAGCTGGGCAGGCACCTACACTGTCATTGCCAAATGGACAAGTGTTTAAATCCCAGTCTGAAACTCAAATTGTAAATCATGTGGAGAATAGTTACCAGGAACCCACTTTATATGAATCGCAGCTTAATAAACCATCGGAGGTGCTTCACACAAACTGTGAGAACCTTGTTGGCCTAACAAGTGTGGCACCATCGCTGCCTGTTCTACCAGGGCACGGAGAGGAAACAGGACATCAGGAGTCTTCCTTTGACTATTATAATGTGTCTGATGATGATTCAGATGATGGGACCAACAAAAACCAAGAGGAGGGTAAAAGCCGAGATGATGGTGGGACTGTACAGTGGTTgctagaaagagagaaagagaaaagtctCCAGAGAAAATTTGAGAGGAACCTAACTCTCCTGAGCCCAAAGGAAAGTGACAACAGTGCCAATCAGAAAGCTTTGCATTCTGCTCGACTAGATAGTATGGACAGCAGCAGTATAACAGTAGACAGTGGATTTAATTCCCCACGGTAAGCAAGCAAAACATAAATCCAAAACAGTCATTCATTGGAGACACTgagggctggatcttgttgtccccCTGATGTTGTGATCCGTGGcagggaggggcctgaagatgggtccagaAAAAGCCCGCCACTGATCTCAACGGCGGGAGAGCCCCGACAAATcctcccggcagcagcgaggctccgtggcagcccacccaccgctgggcaacgggacctgaatttaaatatttaataaaATTAATA harbors:
- the LOC137368970 gene encoding storkhead-box protein 2-like isoform X3; this encodes MPQGMEKFLQIAPHSLAVVLSRNGSARAVVGTENIQHHHTGYEIFADFKAENMQHFWNKRVTDAISEAFFLGWIDEHVLLIQGKESHLEVLREAWMRRSLKPPRGFSIKYLGDVSPISMSPISQSQFIPLGEILCLAISAMNASRKPVTQEALMEHLATCFPGVPTPSQEILRHTLNMLVRERKIYPTPDGYFIVTPQTYFITPSLIRTNSKWYHLDERIPDRSRCTSPQPGTITPSNSGCLRDRAHHRNHCDSCNCFREEFHNHSSTLQKKSIKECKDSYCPPSFSQMPITHTEKSRSTVNCSYKTETLPKSKDGEKQPKKFGLKLFRLSFKKDKSKQLVNFSAQFPPEEWPLRDEDNPTSIPREVEQEIIKRINPDLTVENVMKHTALMKKLEEDKANRNKPGSSAQHSGKSKKSRSHKKSHGKSRSHSKSRVPKGEQSEDTHLDVPESREYEFYDPITRSPCDKSTTVEINGDNGFLTHDKINMVESHFPVTPEWDVSGDLYKRRMESRFHEHSRESLQSKVHRSHSHTQDRKSRNDRTSKAKERSRSMDNSNRPLGTTLSGTAEEVQGCSMDESHSNNDKLRSSKLLSYHRSGLSSHLNHITEPSIPECVDIDNSAGVSEACNPLEHTAAGDGLPIYNDPNCATDTKADDYFQCNTSKETIQTVSSPSAKCNDDHLFKDYDTLTLSDGAKKLSPLDRFLKHPAIEENVNGQLEQLSLQQKHYPEKMDMNNINLPVAGQAPTLSLPNGQVFKSQSETQIVNHVENSYQEPTLYESQLNKPSEVLHTNCENLVGLTSVAPSLPVLPGHGEETGHQESSFDYYNVSDDDSDDGTNKNQEEGKSRDDGGTVQWLLEREKEKSLQRKFERNLTLLSPKESDNSANQKALHSARLDSMDSSSITVDSGFNSPRY
- the LOC137368970 gene encoding storkhead-box protein 2-like isoform X1; the protein is MPQGMEKFLQIAPHSLAVVLSRNGSARAVVGTENIQHHHTGYEIFADFKAENMQHFWNKRVTDAISEAFFLGWIDEHVLLIQGKESHLEVLREAWMRRSLKPPRGFSIKYLGDVSPISMSPISQSQFIPLGEILCLAISAMNASRKPVTQEALMEHLATCFPGVPTPSQEILRHTLNMLVRERKIYPTPDGYFIVTPQTYFITPSLIRTNSKWYHLDERIPDRSRCTSPQPGTITPSNSGCLRDRAHHRNHCDSCNCFREEFHNHSSTLQKKSIKECKDSYCPPSFSQMPITHTEKSRSTVNCSYKTETLPKSKDGEKQPKKFGLKLFRLSFKKDKSKQLVNFSAQFPPEEWPLRDEDNPTSIPREVEQEIIKRINPDLTVENVMKHTALMKKLEEDKANRNKPGSSAQHSGKSKKSRSHKKSHGKSRSHSKSRVPKGEQSEDTHLDVPESREYEFYDPITRSPCDKSTTVEINGDNGFLTHDKINMVESHFPVTPEWDVSGDLYKRRMESRFHEHSRESLQSKVHRSHSHTQDRKSRNDRTSKAKERSRSMDNSNRPLGTTLSGTAEEVQGCSMDESHSNNDKLRSSKLLSYHRSGLSSHLNHITEPSIPECVDIDNSAGVSEACNPLEHTAAGDGLPIYNDPNCATDTKADDYFQCNTSKETIQTVSSPSAKCNDDHLFKDYDTLTLSDGAKKLSPLDRFLKHPAIEENVNGQLEQLSLQQKHYPEKMDMNNINLPVAGQAPTLSLPNGQVFKSQSETQIVNHVENSYQEPTLYESQLNKPSEVLHTNCENLVGLTSVAPSLPVLPGHGEETGHQESSFDYYNVSDDDSDDGTNKNQEEGKSRDDGGTVQWLLEREKEKSLQRKFERNLTLLSPKESDNSANQKALHSARLDSMDSSSITVDSGFNSPRTRESLASNTSSIVESNRRQNPALSPGHGGTSTFSFRATTDPAPSEPEKLQKPMKCLASVTSV
- the LOC137368970 gene encoding storkhead-box protein 2-like isoform X2 — translated: MKKTRSTTLRRAWPSSDFSDQASDRIRSRSEKDYRLHKHFPPAFISSASRGYLTSGDVSPISMSPISQSQFIPLGEILCLAISAMNASRKPVTQEALMEHLATCFPGVPTPSQEILRHTLNMLVRERKIYPTPDGYFIVTPQTYFITPSLIRTNSKWYHLDERIPDRSRCTSPQPGTITPSNSGCLRDRAHHRNHCDSCNCFREEFHNHSSTLQKKSIKECKDSYCPPSFSQMPITHTEKSRSTVNCSYKTETLPKSKDGEKQPKKFGLKLFRLSFKKDKSKQLVNFSAQFPPEEWPLRDEDNPTSIPREVEQEIIKRINPDLTVENVMKHTALMKKLEEDKANRNKPGSSAQHSGKSKKSRSHKKSHGKSRSHSKSRVPKGEQSEDTHLDVPESREYEFYDPITRSPCDKSTTVEINGDNGFLTHDKINMVESHFPVTPEWDVSGDLYKRRMESRFHEHSRESLQSKVHRSHSHTQDRKSRNDRTSKAKERSRSMDNSNRPLGTTLSGTAEEVQGCSMDESHSNNDKLRSSKLLSYHRSGLSSHLNHITEPSIPECVDIDNSAGVSEACNPLEHTAAGDGLPIYNDPNCATDTKADDYFQCNTSKETIQTVSSPSAKCNDDHLFKDYDTLTLSDGAKKLSPLDRFLKHPAIEENVNGQLEQLSLQQKHYPEKMDMNNINLPVAGQAPTLSLPNGQVFKSQSETQIVNHVENSYQEPTLYESQLNKPSEVLHTNCENLVGLTSVAPSLPVLPGHGEETGHQESSFDYYNVSDDDSDDGTNKNQEEGKSRDDGGTVQWLLEREKEKSLQRKFERNLTLLSPKESDNSANQKALHSARLDSMDSSSITVDSGFNSPRTRESLASNTSSIVESNRRQNPALSPGHGGTSTFSFRATTDPAPSEPEKLQKPMKCLASVTSV
- the LOC137368970 gene encoding storkhead-box protein 2-like isoform X4, which encodes MLEGQDRRGDVSPISMSPISQSQFIPLGEILCLAISAMNASRKPVTQEALMEHLATCFPGVPTPSQEILRHTLNMLVRERKIYPTPDGYFIVTPQTYFITPSLIRTNSKWYHLDERIPDRSRCTSPQPGTITPSNSGCLRDRAHHRNHCDSCNCFREEFHNHSSTLQKKSIKECKDSYCPPSFSQMPITHTEKSRSTVNCSYKTETLPKSKDGEKQPKKFGLKLFRLSFKKDKSKQLVNFSAQFPPEEWPLRDEDNPTSIPREVEQEIIKRINPDLTVENVMKHTALMKKLEEDKANRNKPGSSAQHSGKSKKSRSHKKSHGKSRSHSKSRVPKGEQSEDTHLDVPESREYEFYDPITRSPCDKSTTVEINGDNGFLTHDKINMVESHFPVTPEWDVSGDLYKRRMESRFHEHSRESLQSKVHRSHSHTQDRKSRNDRTSKAKERSRSMDNSNRPLGTTLSGTAEEVQGCSMDESHSNNDKLRSSKLLSYHRSGLSSHLNHITEPSIPECVDIDNSAGVSEACNPLEHTAAGDGLPIYNDPNCATDTKADDYFQCNTSKETIQTVSSPSAKCNDDHLFKDYDTLTLSDGAKKLSPLDRFLKHPAIEENVNGQLEQLSLQQKHYPEKMDMNNINLPVAGQAPTLSLPNGQVFKSQSETQIVNHVENSYQEPTLYESQLNKPSEVLHTNCENLVGLTSVAPSLPVLPGHGEETGHQESSFDYYNVSDDDSDDGTNKNQEEGKSRDDGGTVQWLLEREKEKSLQRKFERNLTLLSPKESDNSANQKALHSARLDSMDSSSITVDSGFNSPRTRESLASNTSSIVESNRRQNPALSPGHGGTSTFSFRATTDPAPSEPEKLQKPMKCLASVTSV
- the LOC137368970 gene encoding storkhead-box protein 2-like isoform X5, with the translated sequence MSPISQSQFIPLGEILCLAISAMNASRKPVTQEALMEHLATCFPGVPTPSQEILRHTLNMLVRERKIYPTPDGYFIVTPQTYFITPSLIRTNSKWYHLDERIPDRSRCTSPQPGTITPSNSGCLRDRAHHRNHCDSCNCFREEFHNHSSTLQKKSIKECKDSYCPPSFSQMPITHTEKSRSTVNCSYKTETLPKSKDGEKQPKKFGLKLFRLSFKKDKSKQLVNFSAQFPPEEWPLRDEDNPTSIPREVEQEIIKRINPDLTVENVMKHTALMKKLEEDKANRNKPGSSAQHSGKSKKSRSHKKSHGKSRSHSKSRVPKGEQSEDTHLDVPESREYEFYDPITRSPCDKSTTVEINGDNGFLTHDKINMVESHFPVTPEWDVSGDLYKRRMESRFHEHSRESLQSKVHRSHSHTQDRKSRNDRTSKAKERSRSMDNSNRPLGTTLSGTAEEVQGCSMDESHSNNDKLRSSKLLSYHRSGLSSHLNHITEPSIPECVDIDNSAGVSEACNPLEHTAAGDGLPIYNDPNCATDTKADDYFQCNTSKETIQTVSSPSAKCNDDHLFKDYDTLTLSDGAKKLSPLDRFLKHPAIEENVNGQLEQLSLQQKHYPEKMDMNNINLPVAGQAPTLSLPNGQVFKSQSETQIVNHVENSYQEPTLYESQLNKPSEVLHTNCENLVGLTSVAPSLPVLPGHGEETGHQESSFDYYNVSDDDSDDGTNKNQEEGKSRDDGGTVQWLLEREKEKSLQRKFERNLTLLSPKESDNSANQKALHSARLDSMDSSSITVDSGFNSPRTRESLASNTSSIVESNRRQNPALSPGHGGTSTFSFRATTDPAPSEPEKLQKPMKCLASVTSV
- the LOC137368970 gene encoding storkhead-box protein 2-like isoform X6 → MLVRERKIYPTPDGYFIVTPQTYFITPSLIRTNSKWYHLDERIPDRSRCTSPQPGTITPSNSGCLRDRAHHRNHCDSCNCFREEFHNHSSTLQKKSIKECKDSYCPPSFSQMPITHTEKSRSTVNCSYKTETLPKSKDGEKQPKKFGLKLFRLSFKKDKSKQLVNFSAQFPPEEWPLRDEDNPTSIPREVEQEIIKRINPDLTVENVMKHTALMKKLEEDKANRNKPGSSAQHSGKSKKSRSHKKSHGKSRSHSKSRVPKGEQSEDTHLDVPESREYEFYDPITRSPCDKSTTVEINGDNGFLTHDKINMVESHFPVTPEWDVSGDLYKRRMESRFHEHSRESLQSKVHRSHSHTQDRKSRNDRTSKAKERSRSMDNSNRPLGTTLSGTAEEVQGCSMDESHSNNDKLRSSKLLSYHRSGLSSHLNHITEPSIPECVDIDNSAGVSEACNPLEHTAAGDGLPIYNDPNCATDTKADDYFQCNTSKETIQTVSSPSAKCNDDHLFKDYDTLTLSDGAKKLSPLDRFLKHPAIEENVNGQLEQLSLQQKHYPEKMDMNNINLPVAGQAPTLSLPNGQVFKSQSETQIVNHVENSYQEPTLYESQLNKPSEVLHTNCENLVGLTSVAPSLPVLPGHGEETGHQESSFDYYNVSDDDSDDGTNKNQEEGKSRDDGGTVQWLLEREKEKSLQRKFERNLTLLSPKESDNSANQKALHSARLDSMDSSSITVDSGFNSPRTRESLASNTSSIVESNRRQNPALSPGHGGTSTFSFRATTDPAPSEPEKLQKPMKCLASVTSV